In Zingiber officinale cultivar Zhangliang chromosome 6A, Zo_v1.1, whole genome shotgun sequence, a single genomic region encodes these proteins:
- the LOC121993811 gene encoding protein ALP1-like, producing the protein MLETKQVIEDVSRRGERYWWLRGEEEGPRVLGESGDSCPAALACEAAEKKPNLAILRSFHLMDHYAASSSANSNANDMMPPPPPPPPPPQPRRVWVRERSSEWWDRHNSPELPEAEFRRAFRMSRATFDFLCEVLAAAVARENTALRAAIPVRQRVAVCVWRLATGESLRLVSRRFGLGISTCHKIVLEVCAAIRHVLMQGMLAWPDPARAAAAAARFEAISGGITGMVGAMYTTHIPVTAPRENAAAYFNRRHTDRNQRTSYTVTLQGVVDPDGVFTDVCIGWPGSLADEQVLENSALYQRGNGGMLGGPYWIVGGAGYPLLDWLLVPYVQENLTLEQLTFNERAATAAAVAREAFRRLKGRWGCLRQRTEVKQQDLPLVIGVCCVLHNLCEMRQEEMGEELQGFGLEDHEMVCENVGVRSARAAQARDAIAHALVHGPAA; encoded by the exons ATGCTGGAAACGAAGCAGGTGATCGAGGACGTGAGCAGGAGGGGTGAGCGCTACTGGTGGCTGCGTGGGGAGGAAGAAGGCCCACGCGTGCTGGGTGAGTCCGGCGACTCATGTCCGGCAGCCTTGGCATGTGAGGCGGCGGAGAAGAAACCCAACCTTGCCA TTCTTCGAAGTTTCCATCTCATGGACCACTACGCCGCCTCCTCGTCGGCCAACTCCAACGCAAATGATATGATGCCGCCGCCTCCGCCCCCGCCCCCGCCTCCGCAGCCCCGACGGGTGTGGGTCAGGGAACGGTCCAGCGAGTGGTGGGACCGCCACAACTCCCCTGAGCTCCCGGAGGCAGAGTTCCGGCGAGCCTTCCGCATGTCCCGCGCCACCTTCGACTTCCTCTGCGAAGTCCTGGCCGCCGCCGTGGCCAGGGAGAACACGGCGCTCCGAGCCGCCATCCCCGTCCGCCAGCGCGTCGCCGTGTGCGTGTGGCGCCTCGCCACCGGCGAGTCGCTCCGCCTCGTCTCCCGCCGCTTCGGCCTCGGCATCTCCACGTGCCACAAGATCGTCCTGGAAGTCTGCGCCGCCATCCGACACGTGCTGATGCAGGGGATGCTGGCGTGGCCCGACCCGGCGcgcgcggcggcggcggcggcgaggtTCGAGGCGATTTCCGGCGGGATCACCGGCATGGTCGGCGCGATGTACACGACTCACATCCCGGTAACGGCGCCACGGGAGAACGCCGCCGCCTACTTCAACCGCCGCCACACGGACCGGAACCAGAGGACGTCGTACACGGTGACGCTGCAAGGGGTGGTGGACCCCGACGGCGTGTTCACCGACGTCTGCATTGGGTGGCCAGGCTCGTTGGCCGACGAGCAGGTACTGGAGAACTCGGCTCTGTACCAGCGCGGGAACGGAGGGATGCTCGGCGGGCCTTACTGGATCGTCGGCGGAGCAGGGTACCCGCTTCTCGATTGGCTGCTGGTGCCATACGTTCAG GAAAATTTAACGTTGGAGCAGCTCACGTTCAACGAGCGGGCCGCGACGGCGGCTGCGGTGGCGAGGGAGGCGTTCCGGCGGCTGAAGGGGCGGTGGGGGTGCCTGCGGCAGCGGACGGAGGTGAAGCAGCAGGACCTACCGCTGGTGATCGGCGTTTGCTGCGTGCTGCACAACCTGTGCGAGATGAGGCAGGAGGAGATGGGGGAGGAGCTGCAAGGGTTCGGGCTGGAGGACCATGAGATGGTGTGCGAGAACGTCGGCGTCAGATCTGCCAGGGCGGCGCAGGCGAGGGACGCCATCGCCCACGCCCTCGTGCATGGACCAGCTGCTTAA